In one Pseudomonas tensinigenes genomic region, the following are encoded:
- a CDS encoding START domain-containing protein: protein MGSLHRIAVLCGLTAVLATSVAHAEDWKVAKNEDGIKVSLSEVPGSDYKSYQGVALMKTTVAKLRALQEDVSGACAWIHECKTQKLLKHEGDKSWTYSQFNTPWPVTPRDSVIEVTTVEGADGSLTRNLKGLPTYVPEEKGFVRVQQVKGFWKFVPKGDQVEVTYQVHTEPGGSVPAMVANKFVVDAPFNTLKALKERAEK, encoded by the coding sequence ATGGGTTCGCTGCATCGTATCGCTGTGTTGTGTGGTTTGACCGCTGTGCTGGCCACGTCCGTCGCTCATGCTGAAGACTGGAAAGTCGCCAAGAACGAGGACGGCATCAAGGTTTCCCTCAGTGAAGTGCCGGGTTCGGACTACAAGTCCTACCAGGGCGTTGCGCTGATGAAAACCACCGTTGCCAAACTGCGCGCACTGCAGGAAGACGTCTCCGGCGCGTGCGCCTGGATTCACGAGTGCAAGACCCAGAAACTGCTCAAGCACGAAGGCGACAAGAGCTGGACCTATAGCCAGTTCAATACGCCTTGGCCGGTAACTCCGCGTGACTCGGTGATCGAAGTCACCACCGTCGAAGGCGCCGACGGCAGCCTGACCCGCAACCTCAAGGGGCTGCCGACGTACGTTCCTGAAGAAAAAGGCTTTGTCCGCGTGCAGCAGGTCAAAGGCTTCTGGAAGTTCGTACCGAAGGGCGACCAGGTTGAAGTGACCTATCAAGTGCACACCGAGCCAGGCGGCAGCGTGCCGGCGATGGTTGCCAACAAGTTTGTCGTCGATGCGCCGTTCAATACCTTGAAAGCTCTGAAAGAACGCGCCGAGAAGTAA
- a CDS encoding YkgJ family cysteine cluster protein, with protein MKCREGCGACCIAPSISSPIPGMPDGKPAGERCVQLSVENLCSIFGRPERPPVCSGFAADVEVCGSSSEEAIKLIGWWEQMTAA; from the coding sequence ATGAAATGCCGTGAAGGCTGTGGCGCTTGCTGCATTGCCCCTTCCATCAGTTCGCCGATTCCCGGCATGCCTGATGGCAAACCTGCTGGCGAACGTTGCGTGCAACTCTCGGTCGAAAACCTCTGCAGCATTTTCGGCCGCCCGGAGCGCCCGCCGGTCTGTTCCGGCTTCGCGGCGGATGTCGAAGTCTGTGGTAGCAGCTCGGAAGAAGCGATCAAACTGATCGGCTGGTGGGAGCAGATGACGGCGGCGTGA
- a CDS encoding translation initiation factor 2, with protein sequence MKAIFPAAWVLLGLLMIGHAPGVVAAAVQEKPAATSPAKKGTAAQKAAPAKKPQQKVIKKRKPVASKSKPASEVVKTKLPSAKLDLSLPKDMVEELKPQGTVEMPKREPILPQMFGEKNNGFQLNGRLLSNEMQLQLRNEERREVEGAALDFEFKQ encoded by the coding sequence ATGAAAGCGATTTTTCCTGCTGCTTGGGTGTTGCTGGGTTTGCTGATGATCGGTCATGCGCCTGGCGTCGTGGCCGCTGCAGTTCAGGAAAAACCGGCTGCGACGAGTCCCGCTAAAAAAGGCACGGCTGCGCAGAAGGCAGCTCCCGCGAAGAAACCTCAGCAAAAAGTCATCAAGAAGCGCAAGCCAGTTGCCTCGAAATCGAAACCCGCCAGTGAAGTGGTAAAAACCAAGTTGCCGTCGGCCAAACTCGATTTGAGCCTGCCCAAGGACATGGTCGAGGAATTGAAACCCCAAGGCACGGTTGAAATGCCCAAGCGCGAGCCGATCCTGCCGCAGATGTTTGGCGAGAAAAACAACGGATTCCAGCTCAACGGCCGCTTGCTCAGCAACGAAATGCAGTTGCAACTGCGCAACGAAGAGCGTCGCGAAGTCGAAGGTGCGGCGCTGGATTTCGAATTCAAGCAGTAA
- a CDS encoding PLP-dependent aminotransferase family protein, translating into MTNLLLYQRIAQQLAEDIRRGVYQPGERVPSVRKMSSQLNVSHATVLQAYANLEDQGLIRARPQSGYYVHQTPALTAPTPDIARVERPGLVTRSSIIQQVLVESRREGVFPLGAAVPSVDYLPVRALHQQLAKVTRFHSPRAFSYMFSPGFEPLRRQVAIRMRDAGVVVDPSEVVITHGCVDALQMSLRVLTRPGDLIAAESPTYYGLLQLADLLGLKVIEIPSDPATGMSLEALQLAANQWSIKALVLTTRLSNPLGGTMPEERQKQLLRLASDFDIQIVEDDIYGELMFEQGKTKALKAYDRLDRVIYCSSFSKTLSPGVRIGWMIAGKYQQEIQRLQTFSTHSACSVTQMAIAAYLENGGYDRHLRYIRQEYRKNLSAFQLAVQQYFPEGTQMTRPTGGFILWVSLPGRVNTQELHVRALQQGISIAPGLIFSNTEQFNHCIRLNCGIPWNREAERALMTLGLLATQLCQETAGGF; encoded by the coding sequence ATGACCAATCTCTTGCTCTACCAACGTATTGCTCAGCAACTGGCCGAAGACATCCGCCGTGGTGTCTATCAACCGGGGGAGCGCGTGCCTTCGGTGCGCAAGATGAGTTCGCAGCTCAATGTCAGCCATGCGACGGTCTTGCAGGCTTACGCCAATCTCGAAGATCAGGGCTTGATTCGGGCGCGCCCGCAATCCGGTTATTACGTGCACCAGACACCTGCGCTGACTGCGCCGACGCCGGACATTGCCCGGGTCGAGCGTCCCGGTCTGGTCACTCGCAGCAGCATCATTCAGCAAGTGCTGGTCGAGTCGCGCCGCGAAGGCGTGTTCCCGCTCGGTGCCGCAGTGCCCAGTGTCGACTACTTGCCGGTGCGCGCACTGCATCAGCAACTGGCCAAGGTCACCCGTTTCCATAGCCCACGCGCCTTCAGCTACATGTTCAGCCCCGGCTTTGAACCGCTGCGCCGGCAGGTAGCGATCCGTATGCGCGATGCTGGTGTGGTGGTCGATCCGTCAGAAGTGGTGATCACCCACGGTTGCGTCGATGCCCTGCAGATGTCGTTGCGTGTGCTGACCCGGCCGGGCGATCTGATCGCCGCTGAGTCGCCGACGTATTACGGTCTGCTGCAACTGGCTGACCTGCTCGGCCTGAAAGTCATCGAGATCCCCAGCGATCCCGCCACCGGCATGAGCCTCGAAGCCCTGCAACTGGCGGCCAACCAATGGTCGATCAAAGCGCTGGTGCTGACCACGCGGCTGAGCAATCCGCTGGGCGGCACCATGCCCGAAGAACGGCAGAAACAGTTGCTGCGCCTGGCCTCGGACTTCGATATCCAGATCGTCGAAGATGATATCTATGGCGAACTGATGTTCGAGCAAGGCAAAACCAAAGCGCTCAAGGCTTATGACCGGCTGGATCGGGTGATCTACTGTTCGAGCTTCTCCAAAACCTTGTCACCCGGCGTACGCATCGGCTGGATGATCGCGGGCAAGTATCAGCAGGAAATCCAGCGCTTGCAGACCTTCAGTACCCACTCGGCGTGCAGCGTGACGCAGATGGCGATTGCCGCTTATCTGGAAAACGGTGGTTATGACCGGCATTTACGGTACATCCGCCAGGAATACCGGAAAAACCTCAGCGCCTTCCAGTTGGCGGTGCAGCAGTACTTCCCCGAAGGCACGCAAATGACCCGGCCCACGGGCGGTTTCATCCTTTGGGTGAGTCTGCCGGGCAGGGTCAATACACAAGAATTGCATGTGCGTGCGTTGCAGCAGGGCATCAGCATTGCCCCGGGGCTGATCTTCAGTAATACCGAGCAGTTCAACCACTGTATCCGCCTGAACTGCGGGATTCCGTGGAACCGCGAGGCGGAGCGGGCGTTGATGACTCTGGGTCTGTTGGCGACGCAACTGTGTCAGGAAACCGCTGGCGGATTCTGA
- a CDS encoding OmpA family protein, with protein MSFKSKVLGGLILAGCASLYGCAGQHSESALQEASADFQKVKEDSNVLRIAPKDVIRAGESLARADRLSTYWGSGSDVVHYAYLSQRYSEIAREHTNQVLNEERAAKLELERQRLQLALRESKLLSVQQQGKWLEEQIVALATTQTDRGLVMTLGDVLFDTGEAELKNSANRVVLKIVQFLQLNPKRVVRIEGYTDSTGGKQENLKLSRDRAQSVADVLMDLGIDDKRIQVEGYGDEYPVDANASERGRAQNRRVEIVFSDEKGQLGAAR; from the coding sequence ATGAGCTTCAAGTCGAAAGTTCTCGGCGGTTTGATTCTCGCCGGTTGTGCCAGCCTGTACGGTTGCGCCGGTCAGCACAGCGAATCCGCTCTACAAGAAGCCAGCGCCGACTTCCAGAAGGTCAAGGAAGACTCCAACGTGCTGCGCATCGCGCCGAAAGACGTGATCCGTGCCGGTGAGTCGCTGGCCCGCGCTGATCGTCTGTCGACCTATTGGGGCAGCGGTTCGGATGTGGTGCATTACGCCTACCTGAGTCAGCGCTACAGCGAAATCGCCCGCGAGCACACCAATCAAGTGCTCAATGAAGAGCGCGCGGCCAAGCTCGAACTGGAACGTCAGCGCCTGCAACTGGCCCTGCGTGAATCGAAATTGCTGAGCGTGCAGCAGCAGGGTAAATGGCTCGAAGAGCAGATCGTCGCACTGGCCACCACGCAGACCGACCGTGGTCTGGTGATGACCCTCGGCGACGTGCTGTTCGACACCGGTGAAGCAGAGCTGAAAAACTCGGCCAACCGCGTGGTGCTGAAGATTGTGCAGTTCCTGCAACTGAACCCGAAACGCGTGGTGCGCATCGAGGGCTACACCGACAGCACCGGCGGCAAACAGGAAAACCTCAAACTGTCTCGCGATCGCGCACAATCGGTGGCGGACGTGCTGATGGACCTGGGCATCGACGACAAACGCATTCAGGTCGAAGGCTACGGCGACGAATACCCGGTGGACGCCAACGCTTCCGAGCGTGGGCGCGCACAGAACCGTCGGGTTGAAATCGTCTTCTCCGACGAAAAAGGCCAGCTCGGCGCCGCCCGTTAA
- a CDS encoding DUF4398 domain-containing protein codes for MSIRPLFAAVAVLALAGCATDPAPIEQMRLTEQAITQAKAVGATADEVPEMKLAETKYNRAKGNMADESYRNARMRSEQAELDARLAEAKVLTQKSEEQVNVLNTRIVRLRKQLGDAQ; via the coding sequence GTGAGTATTCGACCTCTTTTCGCGGCTGTGGCCGTTCTGGCTCTGGCCGGTTGCGCAACCGATCCGGCACCCATCGAACAAATGCGCCTGACCGAGCAAGCCATCACCCAGGCCAAGGCTGTTGGCGCTACTGCCGACGAAGTGCCGGAAATGAAACTGGCCGAAACCAAATACAACCGCGCCAAAGGCAACATGGCTGACGAGTCCTACCGGAATGCGCGCATGCGTTCCGAGCAGGCGGAACTGGATGCACGTCTGGCCGAAGCCAAAGTGCTGACGCAAAAAAGTGAAGAGCAGGTGAATGTGCTCAATACCCGCATCGTCCGACTGCGCAAGCAACTGGGAGATGCCCAATGA
- a CDS encoding substrate-binding periplasmic protein, whose amino-acid sequence MDLRCGLRYSVLLGLALLPGLAMAAGKCERLVVTGSPDAPPYLWQDPQNPKQLIGASADLLQQVAKDLGIKVELLYAGKRSQALDEVRSGRMDMLADAPLTFTELENLDYIYPPLLENDYLVWTRKGSTLVYGEAKDLHGHAGALSEKSRITQAFGVFAEQNLTLIKTANLTQALQKLLLGEVEYVLAGRYSGMAAAQALGMANDLLAFEQPIDRPGLFLAVSHNSACNDPWLRGQLAKKMTELPASGLTEAALQRNIERWKAQQQQPQPPVSAPKQ is encoded by the coding sequence ATGGATCTGCGCTGCGGATTGCGTTACTCGGTATTGCTGGGATTGGCCCTGCTGCCAGGTTTGGCCATGGCCGCTGGCAAATGCGAGCGCCTCGTCGTCACCGGTAGCCCGGATGCACCGCCGTATCTGTGGCAGGACCCGCAGAATCCCAAGCAGTTGATCGGTGCCAGCGCCGACCTGTTGCAACAAGTGGCCAAGGATCTCGGCATCAAGGTCGAATTGCTCTACGCCGGCAAACGCTCGCAAGCCCTCGACGAAGTGCGCAGCGGGCGCATGGACATGCTCGCCGACGCGCCGCTGACTTTCACCGAACTGGAAAACCTCGACTACATCTATCCACCGCTGCTGGAAAACGACTACCTGGTGTGGACGCGCAAAGGCTCGACCCTGGTCTACGGCGAAGCCAAAGACCTGCACGGCCACGCAGGTGCGCTGTCGGAAAAGTCTCGAATCACCCAGGCATTCGGCGTTTTCGCCGAGCAGAATCTGACCCTGATCAAGACAGCCAACCTCACCCAGGCGCTACAGAAACTGCTCCTCGGTGAAGTGGAATATGTACTTGCCGGTCGCTACTCGGGCATGGCCGCCGCGCAGGCGTTGGGCATGGCCAATGACTTGCTGGCGTTCGAGCAACCCATCGATCGCCCGGGGCTGTTCCTCGCGGTTTCGCATAACTCGGCGTGCAACGATCCGTGGTTGCGCGGACAGCTAGCCAAAAAGATGACAGAATTGCCCGCGTCCGGACTGACGGAAGCCGCGCTGCAACGCAATATCGAGCGCTGGAAGGCGCAGCAGCAACAGCCGCAACCACCTGTCAGTGCCCCAAAACAGTAG
- a CDS encoding electron transfer flavoprotein subunit alpha/FixB family protein translates to MTILVIAEHDNKVLAPATLNTVAAAAKIGGDIHVLVAGQGAGAVAEAAAKIAGVSKVLNADNAAYAHQLPENVAPLVAELGAGYSHILAAATSNGKNILPRVAAQLDVDQISEIISVESADTFKRPIYAGNAIATVQSTAAIKVITVRATGFDPVAAEGGSAAVEAVGAAHDAGTSSFVGEELAKSDRPELTAAKIVVSGGRGMQNGDNFKHLYALADKLGAAVGASRAAVDAGFVPNDMQVGQTGKIVAPQLYIAVGISGAIQHLAGMKDSKVIVAINKDEEAPIFQVADYGLVADLFEAVPELEKLV, encoded by the coding sequence ATGACTATCTTGGTAATCGCTGAACACGACAATAAAGTGCTGGCCCCGGCCACACTGAACACCGTGGCTGCTGCTGCCAAAATCGGCGGCGACATCCACGTTCTGGTTGCCGGCCAAGGCGCTGGCGCCGTGGCTGAAGCCGCTGCGAAAATCGCTGGTGTGAGCAAAGTCCTCAACGCTGACAACGCCGCTTACGCGCATCAGCTGCCGGAAAACGTTGCTCCGCTGGTAGCTGAGCTGGGCGCTGGCTACAGCCACATCCTGGCTGCCGCTACCTCCAACGGCAAAAACATCCTGCCGCGCGTTGCTGCGCAGCTGGACGTTGACCAGATCTCCGAGATCATCTCGGTTGAAAGCGCTGATACCTTCAAGCGTCCGATCTACGCCGGTAACGCCATCGCTACCGTGCAGTCGACCGCTGCAATCAAAGTGATCACCGTGCGTGCTACCGGTTTCGACCCGGTTGCCGCTGAAGGTGGTTCGGCTGCTGTTGAAGCAGTCGGCGCTGCACACGACGCGGGCACTTCGAGCTTCGTTGGCGAAGAGCTGGCCAAGTCTGACCGTCCAGAGCTGACCGCTGCCAAGATCGTCGTTTCCGGCGGCCGCGGCATGCAGAACGGCGACAACTTCAAACACCTGTACGCCCTGGCCGACAAGCTGGGCGCTGCCGTCGGTGCTTCGCGCGCCGCGGTCGACGCAGGTTTCGTACCGAACGACATGCAGGTCGGTCAGACCGGCAAGATCGTTGCGCCACAGCTATACATCGCCGTCGGTATCTCCGGCGCGATCCAGCACCTGGCCGGTATGAAAGACTCCAAAGTGATCGTTGCGATCAACAAGGACGAAGAAGCGCCGATCTTCCAGGTGGCCGATTACGGTCTCGTGGCGGATCTGTTCGAAGCCGTCCCTGAGCTGGAGAAGCTGGTCTAA
- a CDS encoding electron transfer flavoprotein subunit beta/FixA family protein: MKVLVAVKRVVDYNVKVRVKADNSGVDLANVKMSMNPFCEIAVEEAVRLKEKGVATEIVVVSIGPTTAQEQLRTALALGADRAILVESAEDLTSLAVAKLLKAVVDKEQPQLVILGKQAIDSDNNQTGQMLAALSGYGQGTFASKVEVSGDSVAVTREIDGGAQTVSLKLPAIVTTDLRLNEPRYASLPNIMKAKKKPLEVLTPDALGVSTASTNKTLKVEAPAARSAGIKVKSVAELVEKLKNEAKVI; the protein is encoded by the coding sequence ATGAAGGTTCTTGTAGCTGTCAAACGCGTTGTGGATTACAACGTCAAGGTTCGCGTCAAGGCGGACAATTCCGGCGTCGATCTCGCCAACGTCAAGATGTCGATGAACCCGTTCTGCGAAATCGCAGTGGAAGAAGCCGTACGCCTGAAAGAGAAAGGCGTTGCGACTGAAATCGTCGTCGTCTCCATCGGCCCGACCACCGCTCAGGAGCAGCTGCGTACCGCACTGGCTCTGGGTGCCGACCGTGCCATCCTCGTCGAATCCGCCGAAGATCTGACTTCCCTGGCCGTTGCCAAGCTGCTGAAAGCTGTTGTCGACAAGGAACAGCCACAGCTGGTGATCCTTGGCAAACAAGCCATCGACAGCGACAACAACCAGACCGGCCAGATGCTCGCTGCATTGAGCGGCTACGGTCAGGGCACGTTCGCATCGAAAGTCGAAGTCTCGGGCGACAGCGTTGCCGTGACCCGCGAAATCGACGGCGGCGCGCAGACGGTTTCCCTGAAACTGCCGGCAATCGTCACCACCGACCTGCGTTTGAACGAGCCGCGCTACGCGTCCCTGCCAAACATCATGAAAGCCAAGAAGAAGCCTCTCGAAGTGCTGACTCCGGACGCTTTGGGCGTTTCCACCGCCTCCACCAACAAGACCCTGAAAGTCGAAGCGCCGGCTGCACGCAGCGCAGGCATCAAGGTCAAGTCGGTGGCTGAACTGGTCGAGAAACTGAAAAACGAAGCGAAGGTAATCTGA
- a CDS encoding electron transfer flavoprotein-ubiquinone oxidoreductase, which yields MEREYMEFDVVIVGAGPAGLSAACRLKQKAAEAGKEISVCVVEKGSEVGAHILSGAVFEPRALNELFPDWKELGAPLNTPVTRDDIFVLKNAESAQKIPDLFVPKTMHNEGNYIISLGNLCRWLAQQAENLGVEIYPGFAAQEALIDEQGVVRGIITGDLGVDREGNPKEGLYTPGMELRGKYTLFAEGCRGHIGKQLIKRYNLDSDADAQHYGIGLKEIWEIDPAKHQPGLVVHTAGWPLDIMGTENTGGSFLYHLENNQVVVGLIVDLSYSNTYLSPFDEFQRLKHHPVLAQYLEGGKRISYGARAICKGGLNSLPKMVFKGGALIGCDLGTLNFAKIKGSHTAMKSGMLAAESVADALFAEKDGTEELTTYVDAFKKSWLYDELFASRNFGPAIHKFGAIVGGGFNWLDQNIFGGKLPFTLHDTKPDYACLKLAADCKKIDYPKPDGKLSFDKLSSVFISGTNHEEEQPCHLKLKDPSIPISKNLPLYDEPAQRYCPAGVYEVITKEDGEKRFQINAQNCVHCKTCDIKDPSQNITWVTPEGAGGPTYPNM from the coding sequence GTGGAACGCGAATACATGGAATTCGACGTGGTCATCGTCGGTGCCGGCCCCGCTGGCCTGTCCGCCGCCTGCCGTCTGAAGCAGAAGGCCGCCGAAGCCGGTAAGGAAATCAGCGTCTGCGTGGTCGAAAAAGGCTCCGAAGTCGGCGCACACATCCTCTCTGGTGCCGTGTTCGAACCACGCGCTCTGAACGAACTGTTCCCGGACTGGAAGGAACTCGGCGCCCCGCTGAACACGCCCGTCACCCGCGACGATATTTTCGTGCTGAAAAACGCCGAAAGCGCGCAAAAAATTCCAGACCTCTTTGTGCCCAAGACCATGCACAACGAAGGCAACTACATCATTTCCCTCGGCAACCTGTGCCGCTGGCTAGCCCAGCAGGCCGAAAACCTCGGCGTAGAAATCTACCCGGGCTTCGCCGCTCAGGAAGCGCTGATCGACGAGCAAGGCGTAGTGCGCGGGATCATCACCGGCGATCTGGGCGTCGACCGCGAAGGCAATCCGAAAGAAGGCCTGTACACACCGGGCATGGAACTGCGTGGCAAATACACGCTGTTCGCCGAAGGCTGCCGCGGCCACATCGGCAAGCAACTGATCAAACGCTACAACCTGGACAGCGATGCCGACGCCCAGCACTACGGCATAGGCCTGAAAGAAATCTGGGAAATCGACCCGGCCAAACACCAGCCAGGTCTGGTGGTGCACACCGCCGGCTGGCCGCTGGACATCATGGGCACCGAAAACACCGGCGGCTCGTTCCTCTATCACCTGGAAAACAACCAGGTGGTGGTCGGTCTGATCGTTGACCTGTCCTACAGCAACACTTACCTGTCGCCGTTCGACGAGTTCCAGCGCCTCAAGCATCACCCGGTGCTGGCGCAGTACCTGGAAGGCGGCAAGCGCATCAGCTACGGCGCCCGCGCGATCTGCAAAGGTGGCCTGAACTCGCTGCCGAAAATGGTCTTCAAGGGCGGCGCGCTGATCGGTTGCGACCTCGGCACCCTGAACTTCGCCAAGATCAAAGGCAGCCACACCGCGATGAAGTCCGGCATGCTCGCCGCTGAATCGGTGGCTGACGCGCTGTTCGCTGAAAAGGACGGCACTGAAGAACTGACCACTTATGTGGACGCGTTCAAGAAGAGCTGGCTCTACGACGAGCTGTTTGCCAGCCGTAACTTCGGCCCGGCGATTCACAAGTTCGGCGCTATCGTCGGCGGCGGTTTCAACTGGCTGGATCAGAACATCTTCGGCGGCAAACTGCCGTTCACTCTGCACGACACCAAGCCGGATTACGCTTGCCTCAAGCTCGCGGCCGACTGCAAGAAGATCGACTACCCGAAACCGGACGGCAAACTCAGCTTCGACAAGCTCAGCTCGGTGTTCATCTCCGGTACCAACCACGAAGAAGAACAACCTTGCCACTTGAAGTTGAAAGACCCGAGCATCCCAATCAGCAAGAACCTGCCGCTGTACGACGAACCGGCGCAGCGCTACTGCCCGGCAGGCGTATACGAAGTGATCACCAAGGAAGACGGCGAGAAGCGCTTCCAGATCAACGCCCAGAACTGCGTGCACTGCAAGACCTGTGACATCAAGGACCCCTCGCAGAACATCACCTGGGTCACGCCGGAAGGCGCTGGCGGCCCGACTTATCCGAACATGTAA
- a CDS encoding AraC family transcriptional regulator: protein MQLTRHLDANARLVSLIEPLALRDGYSPTGLPGVQVLRASCDVARGPHIYEPSLMIIAQGSKLAFLGPRTMEYGAGHYLIQALPVPFECETFALPDAPLLGVSVAIDRVLLGELVLAMGLAPGRHIPAQTPESMTSVVLDDDMRGCVERLLSCLHDPLECQILGPARVRELLFTALRGPQADVLRALVEQQGQFARVAASISHLHAHYTEPLNVETLAGCANMSVSTFHEHFKRSTLLSPVQYLKRLRLLKAQTLLVAEGLGVAQVAHRVGYQSTSQFSREYKRYFERSPGDERAA, encoded by the coding sequence ATGCAATTGACCCGTCATCTTGATGCCAATGCGCGGCTGGTTTCGCTGATCGAACCGCTGGCGCTTCGCGATGGTTATTCGCCGACCGGATTGCCCGGTGTGCAAGTATTGCGCGCCAGTTGCGACGTCGCCCGTGGCCCGCACATTTATGAACCGAGCCTGATGATCATCGCCCAGGGCAGCAAACTGGCGTTTCTCGGGCCACGCACTATGGAATACGGCGCCGGGCATTATCTGATTCAGGCGCTGCCGGTGCCGTTCGAATGTGAGACCTTCGCCTTGCCGGATGCGCCGTTGCTCGGCGTGTCGGTGGCGATTGATCGGGTGTTGCTCGGTGAACTGGTGCTGGCCATGGGGCTGGCGCCGGGCCGGCATATTCCGGCGCAGACGCCGGAGTCGATGACCTCGGTGGTGCTCGACGATGACATGCGTGGCTGTGTCGAGCGCTTGCTGAGTTGCCTGCACGATCCGCTGGAATGCCAGATTCTCGGGCCGGCGCGGGTGCGTGAATTGTTGTTCACCGCGTTGCGCGGGCCGCAGGCCGATGTGTTGCGGGCGCTGGTCGAGCAGCAGGGGCAATTCGCGCGGGTGGCGGCGTCGATCAGTCATCTGCATGCGCATTACACCGAGCCATTGAACGTGGAGACGCTGGCCGGTTGCGCGAACATGAGCGTGTCGACCTTTCATGAGCATTTCAAGCGCAGCACGTTGTTGTCGCCGGTGCAGTATCTGAAGCGTTTGCGCTTGTTGAAGGCGCAGACGTTGTTGGTCGCCGAAGGCTTGGGTGTGGCGCAGGTGGCGCATCGGGTGGGGTATCAGAGTACGTCGCAGTTCAGTCGTGAGTACAAACGCTATTTCGAGCGCAGCCCGGGTGACGAGCGCGCTGCCTGA
- a CDS encoding NAD(P)-dependent alcohol dehydrogenase produces MYTAIGYAAQSATTPLAPMKFERRSPRADDVAIEILYCGVCHSDIHQARNEWGIAVYPLMPGHEIVGKVTAIGANVTQHKVGDLVGVGCMVDSCRTCEACQSNLEQYCLEGPTMTYATPDRVDGSNTMGGYSDSIVVSEHFVVRIPEKLALASAAPILCAGITTYSPLKHYGVKAGDKVGILGMGGLGHMGIKFAKAMGAEVTLFTRSASKAEEGRRQGADHVIVSTDAEQMKAAAGYFDFLLDTIPVQHDLNPYLDTLRFDGVHILVGLIEPIDPPVHAGKLVMSRRVLAGSLIGGVAETQEVLDFCAEHNITCDIEMLDIRQINEAYARMIAGDVKYRFVIDMATLKV; encoded by the coding sequence ATGTACACCGCTATCGGTTATGCCGCCCAATCGGCCACCACCCCCCTCGCCCCGATGAAGTTCGAACGTCGCAGCCCGCGCGCCGACGACGTTGCCATCGAGATTCTCTACTGTGGCGTCTGCCACTCCGATATCCACCAGGCGCGCAACGAATGGGGCATCGCCGTTTACCCGTTGATGCCGGGCCATGAGATCGTCGGAAAAGTCACCGCGATTGGTGCGAATGTCACCCAGCACAAAGTAGGCGATCTGGTCGGCGTCGGCTGCATGGTCGACTCGTGCCGCACTTGCGAAGCCTGCCAGTCGAACCTTGAGCAATATTGCCTCGAAGGTCCGACCATGACCTACGCGACTCCGGATCGGGTCGACGGCAGCAACACCATGGGCGGTTATTCCGACAGCATCGTCGTCAGCGAACACTTCGTCGTGCGCATCCCGGAAAAACTCGCACTGGCCAGCGCCGCACCGATTCTCTGTGCCGGCATCACCACCTACTCGCCGCTCAAGCACTACGGCGTCAAAGCTGGCGACAAGGTCGGGATTCTCGGCATGGGCGGTCTGGGCCACATGGGCATCAAGTTCGCCAAAGCCATGGGCGCCGAAGTCACGCTGTTCACCCGCTCGGCGAGCAAGGCAGAAGAAGGTCGTCGTCAGGGTGCCGATCACGTGATCGTGTCCACCGACGCCGAACAGATGAAAGCCGCGGCCGGTTACTTCGACTTCCTGCTCGACACCATTCCGGTGCAGCACGATCTCAACCCGTACCTCGACACCCTGCGCTTCGACGGCGTGCACATTCTGGTCGGTCTGATCGAGCCGATTGATCCACCGGTACACGCCGGCAAACTGGTGATGAGCCGTCGCGTATTGGCCGGTTCGTTGATCGGTGGCGTCGCTGAAACCCAGGAAGTGCTGGATTTCTGCGCCGAACACAACATCACTTGCGACATCGAAATGCTCGACATCCGCCAGATCAACGAAGCTTACGCGCGCATGATCGCCGGCGACGTTAAGTACCGTTTCGTGATCGACATGGCGACGCTCAAGGTTTAA